The following coding sequences lie in one Oncorhynchus nerka isolate Pitt River linkage group LG14, Oner_Uvic_2.0, whole genome shotgun sequence genomic window:
- the LOC115141192 gene encoding uncharacterized protein LOC115141192: METLHILVWRICLILALLPHPHQCLSVHFQNKGLLYVALGRDLVLRTQFQITPTEKIIMVIWDRQTEKGQGQVRLADHQDAPGNPLDQKGALFRVENISSSNYGVYTITVTDQKGNEQSANIVVREMVDAPVASLSLQCEVANDRAQWDSPVFSWLVDGVELSNQTANISADGKRLDLSGMKGHNYTCVVNSSLGTSVTHYVTDSPTPSQSNQSCKTLCGVLLGIVIVLPITCGTLYWKCVQRRTNGNT; the protein is encoded by the exons ATGGAAACACTGCACATCCTGGTCTGGCGTATTTGTCTGATCCTGGCCCTCT TGCCCCACCCGCACCAATGCCTGTCAGTGCATTTCCAAAACAAGGGTCTCCTTTATGTGGCTCTGGGGAGAGACCTGGTCCTGCGGACCCAGTTCCAGATTACTCCAACAGAGAAGATCATCATGGTGATTTGGGACCGCCAGACTGAGAAGGGTCAGGGACAGGTCAGGCTGGCCGATCACCAAGACGCACCTGGCAATCCTCTCGACCAGAAGGGGGCCTTATTTAGGGTGGAGAATATAAGTTCATCTAACTATggagtctacaccatcactgtgaCTGACCAGAAGGGGAACGAGCAATCAGCAAATATAGTTGTTCgagagatgg TTGATGCTCCTGTGGCGTCTTTGTCGCTCCAGTGTGAGGTGGCCAATGACAGGGCACAGTGGGACAGCCCAGTGTTTTCCTGGTTGGTGGATGGGGTAGAGCTGTCCAATCAGACAGCCAATATCTCTGCAGATGGCAAGAGACTCGACTTGTCCGGAATGAAGGGCCACAACTACACCTGTGTTGTCAACAGCAGTCTGGGGACAAGTGTCACACACTACGTCACTG ATTCTCCAACACCATCCCAAAGTAACCAATCCTGTAAGACTCTATGTGGTGTACTATTGGGCATCGTCATAGTGCTTCCAATCACATGTGGAACTCTCTACTG GAAATGCGTACAGCGGAGGACGAATGGGAATACATGA